A section of the Marinimicrobium koreense genome encodes:
- a CDS encoding RICIN domain-containing protein, with protein MFLSRLRRSPLVVLLFLIFLSPSLWADAEVTRTNGNWLARVDGNTVYDGSRYFDAINAAINNMGSGTVNIRNSGDSGPDGGNVYSIRPRAGQTLDFHGHTVNANGGDLVVPVYCDRRDNITVRNLHVTGNPRYGIWFRGCSHVTLENITMDLSNNSPVGLGIRVDDSTGSATDLTIAGNININGAKGHGVETYGIDGFTIGDVTVTNNGGCGLLLNNSRNGTVGNVTGHYNNQGGGYATFRVANNNGPNVSVQSVYSRNSGRGFFSVSDSHGTTVNYVDIADTTSHGIFLEDASDTHVLSGSVSNGNPNCQLVRTDSSSINVSGCDSVGTAPGGGSGGGNNGTVDGIYRIVPVHSGKTLDVANCGTGNGTNVQQWSWLNNDCQKWDISPVDGDYHRISPLNASSRALDVEGLSTDNGANLMLWEYLGGHNQQFRFQSAGEGRWRIIGRQSEKCLDVEARSQGDGANIVQWTCSADSTNQQFELIRQ; from the coding sequence ATGTTCCTATCTCGTCTGCGGCGCTCGCCGCTGGTTGTTCTGTTGTTTCTGATATTCCTGTCGCCCAGCCTCTGGGCGGACGCCGAAGTGACCCGCACCAATGGCAATTGGTTGGCTCGGGTGGATGGCAATACGGTGTATGACGGTTCCCGCTATTTCGATGCGATCAACGCCGCGATCAACAATATGGGCTCCGGTACGGTCAATATTCGCAACTCCGGCGATAGTGGCCCCGATGGGGGCAATGTCTACTCCATCCGGCCCCGTGCCGGTCAGACACTGGATTTTCACGGACACACCGTCAATGCCAACGGCGGCGATCTGGTGGTGCCGGTGTACTGTGATCGTCGCGACAACATCACGGTACGCAACCTGCACGTGACCGGTAATCCGCGCTACGGTATCTGGTTCCGGGGATGCTCTCATGTGACCCTGGAAAACATCACCATGGACCTGAGCAACAACAGCCCGGTCGGGCTGGGCATCCGGGTGGACGATTCCACCGGCTCGGCAACTGACCTGACCATTGCGGGCAATATCAACATCAATGGAGCCAAGGGCCATGGGGTGGAAACCTACGGGATTGACGGTTTCACCATCGGCGATGTGACGGTCACCAACAACGGGGGCTGCGGCCTGCTGCTGAACAATTCCCGCAACGGCACCGTGGGCAATGTGACCGGCCACTACAACAATCAGGGGGGTGGTTATGCGACCTTCCGGGTGGCCAACAATAACGGCCCCAATGTCAGCGTGCAGAGTGTTTACTCGCGCAACTCCGGACGGGGCTTTTTCAGCGTCTCGGACAGCCATGGCACCACCGTCAACTATGTGGACATTGCCGATACCACCTCACACGGCATTTTTCTGGAAGACGCTTCAGATACCCATGTGTTGAGCGGCTCGGTCTCCAACGGCAACCCCAACTGCCAGTTGGTGCGCACCGATAGCTCCAGTATCAATGTGTCCGGCTGCGACAGTGTCGGTACGGCGCCCGGTGGTGGTTCAGGGGGTGGCAATAACGGCACCGTGGATGGCATCTACCGCATTGTGCCGGTGCACAGCGGCAAGACCCTGGACGTGGCCAATTGCGGCACCGGAAACGGTACCAATGTGCAGCAGTGGAGCTGGCTGAACAACGATTGCCAAAAGTGGGATATCTCCCCGGTCGATGGCGATTACCACCGCATTTCGCCACTCAATGCCTCGAGCCGGGCTTTGGATGTGGAGGGGTTGTCGACCGACAATGGCGCGAACCTGATGCTCTGGGAGTATCTTGGGGGCCACAACCAGCAGTTCCGTTTTCAGAGTGCGGGCGAAGGTCGCTGGCGCATCATTGGCCGGCAGAGCGAGAAGTGCCTGGACGTGGAGGCCCGCAGTCAGGGGGATGGGGCCAATATCGTTCAGTGGACCTGCAGTGC
- a CDS encoding DUF3429 domain-containing protein codes for MNLSFIKRLNAIQRLGYLGLLPFVLLPPLSALGLIETGQALRLFQLYSALILGFMAGVLWPVLYQSAHPTRRALVAVAFPVASIVGFAFLRPPEALVLQAALFLGLRLFEYLAGVDRQYPARYPQLRWQLTAVVVFMHLLYALVW; via the coding sequence ATGAACCTGTCGTTTATCAAACGTCTGAACGCCATCCAGCGCCTCGGCTATCTGGGGCTCTTGCCTTTTGTGCTCCTGCCGCCCTTGTCCGCTCTGGGCCTGATTGAGACCGGTCAGGCGTTACGCCTGTTTCAACTGTACAGCGCTCTGATTCTGGGCTTTATGGCCGGTGTGCTTTGGCCGGTATTGTACCAGTCGGCACATCCCACGCGCCGGGCGTTAGTGGCGGTGGCTTTCCCGGTCGCGAGCATCGTCGGTTTTGCGTTCCTGCGTCCCCCGGAAGCGCTCGTGCTCCAGGCGGCTCTGTTTTTGGGGTTGCGTCTGTTTGAATATCTGGCGGGCGTGGATCGCCAGTACCCGGCGCGATATCCCCAACTGCGCTGGCAGTTGACCGCAGTGGTGGTGTTTATGCACCTGCTTTATGCGCTTGTCTGGTAG
- a CDS encoding pirin family protein — MTNTEWPKTPESNLECPKVDGRYQIQTVTPRVADVGGIPVNRILPRRQRRTIGAWCFLDHAGPSRFPEDAPGFRVGPHPHIGLQTFTWMIQGEVLHRDSLGSEQVIRPGQVNLMTAGHGIAHTEEATGPEPMMHAAQLWIALPKAHKDTVPRFDHYPELPRWQERDVEATLLVGEYAGRQAPTLSFSPLVAVEFLAEQAGDLTLSLRPDFEYGLVALEGDIQVEGEAFAANHLAYIGGGRDEVRVHLTAGTRLLMLGGEPLGEEILIWWNFVGHSREEITEAQDEWETGSERFGKVPGYEGDPLPAPPIPWRT; from the coding sequence ATGACCAATACCGAATGGCCCAAGACCCCCGAATCCAACCTAGAATGTCCTAAGGTCGATGGTCGCTACCAGATTCAGACCGTGACTCCACGGGTGGCGGACGTGGGCGGCATTCCGGTGAACCGGATTCTGCCGCGCCGACAGCGGCGCACCATCGGCGCCTGGTGCTTTCTCGATCACGCCGGACCCAGCCGTTTTCCGGAGGATGCCCCCGGCTTTCGGGTCGGGCCCCACCCGCACATCGGGTTGCAGACCTTTACCTGGATGATTCAGGGGGAGGTGTTGCACCGGGACAGTCTCGGCAGTGAGCAGGTGATTCGCCCGGGGCAGGTCAACCTGATGACTGCGGGTCACGGCATTGCCCATACCGAAGAGGCCACGGGTCCCGAGCCGATGATGCACGCCGCTCAGTTATGGATAGCCTTGCCCAAAGCGCACAAAGATACGGTACCGCGGTTTGATCACTACCCGGAGTTGCCTCGCTGGCAGGAGCGGGATGTCGAGGCGACGCTGCTGGTGGGCGAGTACGCCGGCCGTCAAGCACCCACGCTCAGTTTCAGTCCGCTGGTCGCGGTGGAATTTCTGGCGGAGCAGGCCGGTGATCTGACGCTGAGTTTGCGACCTGACTTCGAATACGGTCTGGTCGCCCTTGAGGGCGATATTCAGGTGGAGGGTGAAGCGTTTGCCGCCAACCACCTCGCGTATATCGGTGGTGGTCGCGATGAAGTACGCGTCCATTTGACGGCGGGTACCCGCCTGCTGATGCTGGGCGGAGAGCCACTGGGGGAAGAAATTCTGATCTGGTGGAACTTCGTCGGGCACAGCCGGGAGGAGATCACCGAGGCTCAGGATGAGTGGGAAACGGGCAGTGAGCGTTTTGGCAAGGTACCCGGCTACGAGGGTGATCCGCTGCCCGCACCACCGATTCCCTGGAGAACCTGA
- a CDS encoding methyl-accepting chemotaxis protein translates to MTISRRLMLGALLLTTLSVVSSTGITGWLALTKSSQAIEHSLTRQFQTIATSREDAIRQLFDGYRDLLQALAHNRMTQEALYGFVRPFDSYRYEVPYTPEEALRDELQGWYQDRFASQYRRITGSNAPIHSWLDGMTYEAQLLQRHYLVTNPQGLTEPERLVDAQDGTIYGQQHKKYHPSFRDLRQRFGFNDLMLVDRQGERIVYAVRKGPHLGTSLRQGPFKHSALSKLIASLRDKPDELAISGFEPATYRYDQPVIYMAISVSHDTLSPDQPTGYLVAEIPADRLSSVTTLAGDWQGLGLGETGQAFLVSPEGERITTPRGQHADAPVGQLTPVRSALAGERGIGTLEDGLGQPQLFAWQPVRLGQQDFALVVQQSPSEVYSELDALRAQIWASALISSTLLLLLASVLGWYFARRLSQPLTQLTRQIDQATSELDLTAAFTTDRQDEIGTISRSLSTLFASLRDTLGDVHDATRHAAETAQDNAAISSQCRIEADKQRVGMSTLDSAISQTSNALEGIGGELGHVSTAVQEASELAEQGRNQVDSVARNVEALRQQVIQSDASMGDLIQAADSIVAVVDTIQSVAEQTNLLALNAAIEAARAGEHGRGFAVVADEVRRLSASTHQATGEIQALVDRLRHTVASTAEGLKAEQASAQACTEQSRQAEGALGTIYETVIRARQVTDGLQSRSREERQRAGELHRQLETMVSMVEDTDAAISRLADSAVAQRRMTENSLQLLRKIKIS, encoded by the coding sequence ATGACCATCTCCCGCCGCCTTATGTTGGGCGCCTTACTTCTGACCACTTTATCCGTCGTAAGCTCCACCGGCATCACTGGCTGGCTTGCCTTGACCAAAAGCTCCCAGGCGATTGAGCACTCACTGACCCGGCAGTTTCAGACCATTGCCACCAGCCGTGAAGATGCCATCAGGCAGCTCTTTGACGGGTACCGCGACCTGCTCCAGGCGCTTGCTCACAACCGGATGACTCAGGAAGCACTCTACGGTTTTGTTCGCCCCTTTGACTCCTACCGATACGAAGTGCCCTACACGCCAGAGGAAGCCCTGAGAGATGAGCTGCAAGGCTGGTACCAAGACCGGTTTGCCTCTCAATACCGGCGCATCACAGGAAGCAATGCCCCCATACACTCTTGGCTGGACGGCATGACCTATGAGGCACAGTTGCTACAGCGCCATTATCTGGTAACCAACCCACAGGGGCTGACCGAACCGGAACGATTGGTAGATGCCCAGGACGGTACGATTTACGGACAACAGCACAAAAAGTATCATCCCAGCTTTCGCGATCTTCGCCAACGCTTTGGCTTCAATGACCTCATGCTGGTGGATCGCCAAGGCGAACGGATTGTCTACGCGGTGCGCAAGGGGCCTCACTTGGGCACCTCTCTCCGCCAGGGCCCGTTCAAGCACTCCGCATTGAGCAAATTGATCGCCTCGCTACGTGACAAGCCCGACGAGCTGGCAATTTCCGGTTTTGAACCGGCCACCTACCGCTACGACCAACCCGTTATCTATATGGCAATCAGTGTCAGCCATGACACTCTGAGTCCGGATCAACCCACGGGCTACCTGGTTGCTGAAATCCCGGCAGACCGACTCAGCAGCGTTACGACTCTGGCAGGTGACTGGCAGGGACTTGGTCTCGGTGAAACCGGCCAGGCGTTTCTGGTCAGCCCTGAGGGGGAGCGAATCACCACACCTCGTGGCCAACATGCCGATGCGCCGGTCGGCCAATTGACGCCGGTCCGATCAGCCCTGGCCGGCGAGCGCGGCATTGGTACGTTGGAGGACGGTCTCGGGCAACCGCAACTGTTTGCCTGGCAGCCCGTTCGCCTGGGCCAGCAAGACTTCGCTCTGGTAGTACAGCAATCTCCTTCTGAGGTGTATTCGGAGCTGGACGCTCTTCGCGCCCAGATCTGGGCAAGTGCACTGATCTCCTCTACCCTGCTGTTACTGCTTGCCTCCGTACTGGGTTGGTACTTTGCCCGCCGACTCAGTCAGCCACTGACCCAACTGACCCGGCAGATCGATCAGGCAACCAGTGAACTTGACCTGACCGCAGCGTTCACCACCGACCGTCAAGATGAAATTGGTACCATCAGCCGTAGCCTGTCGACGCTGTTCGCCAGCCTTCGCGACACCCTGGGGGACGTTCATGACGCAACCCGGCACGCCGCCGAAACCGCACAGGACAATGCTGCCATTAGCTCACAGTGCCGGATTGAAGCGGATAAGCAGCGGGTAGGGATGTCAACGCTGGATTCTGCAATCAGCCAGACAAGCAATGCCCTTGAAGGTATCGGTGGTGAACTCGGCCATGTAAGCACAGCCGTACAGGAAGCCTCAGAACTGGCCGAACAAGGACGCAACCAGGTCGACAGTGTGGCTCGAAATGTCGAAGCATTGCGTCAACAGGTTATTCAGTCTGACGCCAGTATGGGAGACTTGATTCAGGCCGCCGACTCGATTGTCGCTGTGGTTGACACCATCCAGAGCGTCGCAGAACAAACCAATCTGTTGGCCCTGAACGCCGCCATCGAAGCCGCACGGGCCGGTGAGCACGGCCGTGGTTTTGCGGTGGTGGCGGATGAGGTCAGACGCCTGTCAGCCAGCACCCATCAAGCCACCGGGGAAATTCAGGCACTGGTCGATCGCCTTCGACATACCGTGGCCTCAACCGCCGAGGGGCTCAAGGCCGAGCAGGCCAGTGCCCAGGCGTGTACGGAACAGTCACGGCAAGCCGAAGGCGCCCTGGGAACCATTTACGAAACGGTCATACGCGCCCGCCAGGTCACCGACGGACTCCAGAGCCGCTCACGGGAAGAGCGCCAACGCGCGGGCGAATTACACCGACAGCTGGAAACCATGGTAAGCATGGTGGAAGACACCGATGCGGCCATCAGCCGACTCGCGGACAGTGCCGTCGCACAACGCCGAATGACCGAGAACTCTTTGCAGCTCCTTCGGAAAATCAAGATCTCATAA
- a CDS encoding Gfo/Idh/MocA family protein: MSNSNAVIRWGIIGAGDVCEIKSGPGFQKAPGSELVSVMRRNAAKAEDFARRHGVPQWTDNAEALLSDPDIDAIYIATPPASHKDYAVAALAAGKSVYVEKPVARNAAECEAMIAAESTSNGKLCAAHYRRFLPSFMKLKALLDEGAIGRPLIVRLDMLQPADSALIANSEENWRIEPSIAGGGLFHDLSPHQLDLMLHWFGPVSRASGFGTNQGGHYKADDCVHGWAEFDSGVVLQGRWHFAVPESEARDLCEVIGTEGRITINFFGEQVLRLFNKDGEQTFRLPNPPHIQQPMIEQVVRYFQGERDNPCSMTEARDVMALMDAFVK, encoded by the coding sequence GTGTCAAACTCAAATGCCGTTATCCGCTGGGGCATCATCGGCGCCGGCGATGTCTGCGAAATCAAAAGCGGGCCGGGCTTTCAGAAGGCGCCAGGCTCGGAGCTGGTCAGCGTCATGCGCCGCAATGCGGCCAAGGCGGAGGACTTTGCCCGGCGCCACGGCGTCCCCCAATGGACCGACAATGCCGAGGCGCTGCTGAGCGATCCCGATATCGATGCCATTTATATCGCCACGCCTCCCGCCAGTCATAAAGATTACGCTGTTGCCGCACTGGCCGCTGGAAAATCCGTGTATGTGGAAAAGCCGGTCGCGCGCAACGCGGCCGAGTGCGAGGCGATGATTGCGGCCGAGAGCACCTCAAACGGCAAGCTTTGCGCGGCTCACTACCGGCGGTTTTTACCGAGCTTCATGAAGTTGAAGGCGTTACTGGACGAGGGCGCGATCGGGAGGCCATTGATCGTTCGGCTGGATATGCTGCAACCGGCGGACTCAGCGTTGATCGCCAACTCTGAAGAGAACTGGCGCATTGAGCCGTCCATTGCCGGTGGCGGTCTGTTTCACGATCTGTCTCCCCATCAATTGGACCTGATGCTGCACTGGTTCGGTCCGGTGTCCCGGGCGAGCGGGTTCGGCACCAATCAGGGCGGTCACTACAAGGCCGATGATTGTGTACACGGCTGGGCCGAGTTCGACAGTGGCGTGGTGCTTCAGGGGCGCTGGCACTTTGCGGTGCCGGAATCCGAGGCGCGGGATCTGTGTGAGGTGATCGGCACCGAGGGGCGGATAACCATCAATTTTTTTGGGGAGCAGGTGTTAAGGCTTTTCAATAAAGATGGAGAACAGACTTTCCGCTTACCCAACCCACCCCATATTCAGCAACCGATGATTGAGCAGGTGGTGCGTTACTTTCAGGGAGAGAGGGACAACCCGTGCAGTATGACGGAAGCGCGGGATGTGATGGCGTTGATGGATGCGTTTGTAAAGTGA
- a CDS encoding phosphoglycerate kinase, with product MTVKRMQDQDLSGKRVLIREDLNVPIRDGKITSTVRLDGAVPTIKKALGMGAKVMVMSHLGRPEEGQFSEEDSLALVAKALGESLGKDVPLIRDWVDGVDMGDSDVVLLENVRFNKGEKANDDELAKKMAKLCDVFVMDAFGTAHRAQASTHGVAKYAPVACAGPLLANELDALGKVLDNPERPLVSIVGGAKVSSKLSVLDSLSKISDTLVVGGGISNTFVAAAGYEVGNSLHEKDLIPEAQRLTNTTEVIYATDVRTTTAGFDDWANDTPTEVKKVDQIGADEEIIDYGPETAARVAEIIKNAKTILWNGPCGVFEFDAFAKGTKVVADAIAESSAFSVAGGGDTLAAIDKWNLADKISYISTGGGAFLEFVEGKVLPAVEILEQRAND from the coding sequence ATGACCGTAAAACGAATGCAAGACCAGGACCTGTCCGGAAAGCGCGTACTGATCCGCGAGGACCTCAACGTCCCGATTCGCGATGGCAAAATCACCAGCACCGTGCGCCTGGACGGCGCCGTGCCCACGATCAAGAAAGCCCTGGGAATGGGCGCCAAGGTCATGGTGATGTCCCACCTGGGGCGTCCGGAAGAGGGCCAGTTCAGCGAGGAAGACTCCCTGGCACTGGTCGCCAAGGCGCTGGGCGAGTCTCTGGGTAAAGACGTCCCCCTGATCCGCGACTGGGTTGATGGTGTGGATATGGGCGACAGCGACGTAGTGTTGCTGGAGAATGTACGCTTCAATAAGGGCGAGAAGGCCAACGACGACGAGCTGGCCAAGAAAATGGCCAAGCTGTGCGACGTGTTTGTGATGGACGCCTTCGGCACCGCACACCGCGCCCAGGCCTCTACTCACGGTGTGGCCAAGTACGCGCCCGTCGCCTGCGCCGGTCCGCTGTTGGCCAACGAGCTGGACGCGTTGGGCAAGGTGCTGGATAACCCGGAGCGCCCGCTGGTGTCCATCGTGGGGGGTGCCAAGGTCTCGTCCAAGTTGAGCGTGCTGGACTCGCTGTCCAAGATCTCCGACACCCTGGTGGTCGGTGGCGGCATCTCCAACACCTTTGTGGCCGCGGCCGGTTACGAAGTGGGTAACTCCCTGCACGAGAAAGACCTGATCCCCGAAGCGCAGCGTCTGACCAACACCACCGAAGTGATCTACGCCACTGACGTGCGTACCACCACGGCCGGGTTTGATGATTGGGCCAATGATACGCCGACCGAAGTGAAGAAGGTCGATCAGATCGGCGCCGATGAAGAAATCATCGACTACGGTCCGGAAACCGCGGCGCGCGTGGCGGAGATCATCAAGAACGCCAAAACCATTCTGTGGAATGGTCCCTGTGGTGTGTTCGAGTTTGATGCCTTTGCCAAGGGCACCAAAGTCGTGGCCGACGCCATCGCCGAGAGCAGCGCCTTCTCCGTCGCCGGCGGCGGTGACACTCTGGCGGCCATCGACAAGTGGAACCTGGCGGACAAGATCTCCTACATCTCCACCGGTGGTGGCGCCTTCCTGGAGTTTGTCGAAGGTAAAGTATTGCCGGCTGTAGAGATTCTGGAGCAGCGCGCGAACGATTGA